A DNA window from Aestuariispira ectoiniformans contains the following coding sequences:
- a CDS encoding 4'-phosphopantetheinyl transferase family protein: MTDITRWHHNLQQRWEGCRESGFALVAAIAVNAAPPPGAQLLPEEQERQKRYRFARDRAAYGLGRMLTRWLLMPDSPPRPFDRMPGGKPFLPGHPNFNISHGAGVLVVVFHDEPDIGIDIESLSRLGQAKIYYGLVCHPQEKSHLESLPPRKSKAAFARCWTRKEALLKAAGLGVADNLAALDMQLGATAPLFTHPAIVQVRDIALPFDNCHCSLALPPHVPGYSIAVFNPGQTEDNLI; the protein is encoded by the coding sequence GTGACGGACATCACCCGCTGGCATCACAACCTCCAACAACGCTGGGAGGGCTGCCGCGAGTCCGGTTTTGCCCTGGTCGCGGCAATTGCCGTAAACGCCGCGCCACCGCCAGGTGCACAACTTCTGCCCGAGGAACAGGAACGGCAGAAACGATACCGCTTTGCCCGGGACCGGGCAGCCTATGGGCTCGGGCGAATGCTGACACGCTGGTTGCTGATGCCGGACAGCCCTCCCCGCCCGTTCGACAGGATGCCCGGCGGCAAACCCTTCCTGCCCGGACACCCCAACTTCAATATATCCCATGGTGCAGGTGTCCTGGTCGTCGTCTTCCACGACGAACCTGATATCGGCATTGATATCGAAAGCCTCTCGCGCCTTGGTCAGGCAAAAATATATTACGGCCTGGTTTGTCACCCGCAGGAAAAATCCCATCTTGAATCATTGCCGCCAAGGAAAAGCAAAGCGGCCTTCGCCCGTTGCTGGACACGCAAGGAAGCCCTGTTGAAAGCGGCGGGCCTTGGTGTGGCGGATAATCTGGCTGCCCTGGACATGCAACTGGGGGCGACCGCCCCGCTGTTCACGCATCCCGCCATTGTGCAAGTCCGCGACATAGCCCTGCCCTTTGACAATTGCCATTGTTCGCTGGCGCTGCCACCGCATGTGCCAGGCTATTCCATCGCAGTTTTCAATCCCGGCCAGACGGAAGACAACCTCATATAG
- a CDS encoding phenylacetate--CoA ligase family protein, with protein MVADYHEDDPQCTLMQVSSYEDFCRKYPLSAREDLREVSETLLNNGKLAGCYVVSTSGTTSAPLMMANRIWKKSTEDCYPIQFFQYLVENVFTPDDVVANLFFPGGFGLLYEGACRFLEPIGGTVLPIGRLDSFEHDHAHFDVFRRLGLNALIGTPASIAEFAQASQEAGVELDVRKLVFSGESFYPAKRKWIRDIWPNVEFYSLYGATECGLVAVGTPKDRDEQHFIFEDWFMLEEAADGGLYVTDLKGPLIPIIRYRIGDSGSLVKLDDGSTQLRLKGRSDASFNCGGALIKHETVVEKVRGVSGLEDVSVNDVQVILTNGAKGEDILKVVVNHQAADGEDLLRKLWDKVHSIKEIAEDVGRGAVELLTAGPPDLVVTRRTKTPMVIDYRHEDASQGEAG; from the coding sequence ATGGTTGCGGATTATCACGAAGACGATCCGCAGTGCACCTTGATGCAGGTCTCCAGCTATGAGGACTTTTGCCGGAAATATCCCTTGTCTGCGCGGGAAGACCTGCGCGAGGTCAGTGAAACACTGCTTAATAACGGAAAGCTGGCCGGATGTTACGTGGTTTCAACATCGGGAACCACGTCGGCCCCGTTAATGATGGCCAACCGGATCTGGAAGAAATCCACGGAAGATTGCTATCCAATACAGTTTTTTCAGTATCTGGTTGAGAATGTTTTCACGCCTGACGATGTCGTCGCCAACTTGTTCTTTCCCGGCGGGTTTGGCCTTCTCTATGAAGGTGCTTGCCGGTTCCTGGAGCCGATCGGCGGGACTGTTCTCCCGATCGGACGTCTGGACTCTTTCGAACATGACCACGCCCATTTCGATGTTTTCCGGCGTCTTGGCCTGAACGCGTTGATCGGCACGCCTGCCAGTATTGCTGAATTCGCGCAGGCTTCTCAGGAGGCCGGTGTTGAGCTGGATGTCAGGAAACTGGTTTTTTCGGGTGAAAGCTTCTATCCCGCCAAACGGAAATGGATCCGGGATATCTGGCCGAATGTGGAATTCTACAGCCTGTATGGCGCCACGGAATGCGGGCTTGTCGCCGTCGGAACACCGAAAGATAGAGACGAACAGCATTTCATATTCGAAGACTGGTTTATGCTGGAAGAGGCGGCTGATGGCGGCCTTTACGTGACCGATCTGAAAGGCCCTTTGATCCCGATCATCCGATACCGCATCGGTGATAGCGGCAGCCTTGTCAAATTGGATGATGGCTCAACCCAATTGCGGCTGAAGGGCCGAAGCGACGCTTCCTTCAATTGCGGCGGTGCCCTGATCAAACATGAAACCGTTGTGGAAAAAGTCCGGGGTGTTTCCGGACTGGAAGACGTGAGCGTAAATGACGTCCAAGTCATTCTGACCAATGGAGCGAAAGGCGAGGATATCCTCAAGGTTGTCGTCAATCATCAGGCGGCCGATGGCGAGGACCTTTTGCGGAAGCTCTGGGACAAGGTCCATTCGATCAAGGAGATTGCCGAGGATGTCGGCAGGGGGGCTGTGGAGCTTCTGACTGCCGGACCGCCGGACCTTGTTGTCACCCGGCGCACCAAGACCCCGATGGTGATTGACTACCGACATGAAGATGCATCGCAGGGGGAGGCAGGTTAA
- a CDS encoding LysR family transcriptional regulator, translating into MMTFEQLAVFVAVAEREHLTQAAERLHLTPSAVSSALRKLEETYAIRLFDRVGRGLVLTTEGRLFLNEARAILDRMQSAERFLGELGGLDRGSLCIAASQTIANHWLPDILMRFHARYPGIAISLQIGNSAEVAKLVESGTAEVGYIEGNLENPVLSRRPVADDALMVVTRPDHPLAECTSVSAAELVARSAWVLRERGSGTREVFETAMEVADMEPTALDVVMELPSNEAVLCALRSDQDARPVAGVVSCVVAAPWIAMGALTRIAFDLPVRTFTLLSHKDRHVSKAAEQFAELSLSRL; encoded by the coding sequence ATGATGACATTCGAACAACTTGCTGTCTTTGTTGCCGTTGCTGAACGGGAACATCTGACCCAGGCGGCGGAACGCCTGCATCTGACGCCTTCTGCTGTCAGTTCGGCATTGCGTAAGCTGGAGGAAACTTATGCCATCAGGTTGTTTGACCGTGTGGGGCGAGGACTGGTTCTCACGACCGAAGGGCGTTTGTTTCTCAACGAGGCGCGCGCGATCCTGGATCGCATGCAGTCCGCGGAGCGCTTTCTGGGTGAACTGGGTGGCCTCGACCGCGGTTCGCTCTGCATTGCGGCCAGTCAAACAATCGCCAACCATTGGCTCCCCGATATTCTGATGCGTTTCCACGCGCGATATCCCGGGATCGCGATCTCACTGCAGATCGGAAACAGTGCAGAGGTTGCCAAACTTGTCGAAAGCGGTACGGCGGAAGTCGGTTATATCGAGGGGAACCTGGAAAATCCCGTGCTGTCCCGGCGTCCGGTGGCAGACGATGCGCTTATGGTTGTCACGCGGCCCGATCATCCGCTGGCGGAATGCACCTCGGTCTCGGCGGCGGAACTTGTGGCGCGCTCTGCCTGGGTCCTGCGCGAACGCGGTTCCGGCACGCGCGAGGTCTTCGAGACGGCGATGGAAGTGGCGGACATGGAGCCCACTGCGTTGGATGTGGTCATGGAGCTTCCCTCCAACGAGGCGGTGCTTTGTGCGCTCCGGTCGGATCAGGATGCGCGCCCGGTTGCGGGTGTTGTCTCCTGTGTCGTGGCTGCGCCCTGGATCGCCATGGGCGCGCTCACCCGGATTGCCTTTGACCTGCCCGTTCGCACATTCACCCTGCTCAGTCATAAGGATCGTCACGTCAGCAAAGCAGCCGAACAGTTCGCCGAGCTCAGTCTGTCGCGCCTTTAA
- a CDS encoding ParB N-terminal domain-containing protein codes for MQTVVSRKNNANSSNSSDKIDNIKLVNCSIKEILISEKINIGRAKSLLDKIKSEGVWTKPILVEKKHMVVMDGHHRLWVAQNLGLRHVPCLLLSYDHKNLTLSRWDGGSEIHPEVVIAAALSGELLEYKTTKHVLSGDFSCPPVSLDALA; via the coding sequence ATGCAAACAGTTGTATCCAGAAAGAATAATGCCAATTCTTCAAATAGTTCTGACAAAATTGATAATATTAAATTAGTAAATTGCTCTATTAAGGAAATACTAATATCGGAAAAGATAAATATTGGTCGCGCAAAATCCCTATTGGACAAGATCAAGTCCGAAGGGGTTTGGACAAAACCGATTTTGGTCGAGAAAAAGCACATGGTGGTGATGGACGGCCATCACCGGCTGTGGGTGGCGCAAAATCTGGGGCTGCGACATGTTCCCTGCCTTCTTCTGTCGTATGACCATAAGAATCTCACCCTGTCACGATGGGACGGCGGTAGCGAAATACACCCCGAAGTGGTTATCGCCGCAGCGCTGAGCGGGGAACTGCTCGAATACAAGACAACAAAGCATGTCTTGAGCGGTGATTTCTCCTGCCCACCGGTCTCTCTTGATGCCTTGGCGTGA
- a CDS encoding YeiH family protein gives MHSFKARPFVTNCIPVLPGLILAIAISATAFLTEAIEFHAFGGKFIENLVLAIVMGALVRTFIPLGELFEPGISFCAKRVMEAAIVLLGASISLGAIEAAGFELVAGVVFLVVVVIPTSYLLGRLFRLNRKLAMLVACGNSICGNSAVAAVAPVIGAKSDDVASAIAFTAVLGVLVVLLLPLTLHLFSMTGIEYGVLSGLTVYAVPQVLAAAQPGGAIAVQTGTLVKLIRVLMLGPVLLGLATFRQRGARTSFRLDQVLPWFIIGFAVMMVLRSIGIIHDDLAATFNTGSNALTVIAMAGLGLTVDLRSVCHAGGRIIITASLSILTLVIISFGLIALLDI, from the coding sequence ATGCACAGCTTCAAGGCCCGGCCCTTTGTTACAAACTGTATTCCCGTCCTGCCCGGGCTCATCCTCGCCATCGCCATATCCGCCACGGCCTTCCTGACAGAGGCAATCGAGTTTCACGCCTTCGGCGGCAAGTTCATTGAGAACCTTGTCCTTGCGATTGTGATGGGCGCATTGGTCCGCACCTTCATTCCATTGGGAGAACTCTTCGAGCCCGGTATATCCTTTTGCGCCAAACGTGTCATGGAAGCCGCGATTGTTCTGCTGGGCGCGTCCATCAGCCTCGGCGCGATCGAGGCGGCGGGCTTTGAACTTGTGGCAGGTGTCGTCTTTCTTGTGGTCGTGGTCATCCCGACAAGTTATCTGTTGGGACGCCTGTTCAGGCTGAACCGAAAGCTGGCGATGCTCGTTGCCTGCGGTAATTCAATCTGCGGCAATTCGGCGGTCGCGGCCGTCGCCCCCGTCATCGGCGCAAAAAGCGATGACGTCGCCTCGGCCATCGCCTTCACGGCCGTGCTCGGGGTTTTAGTGGTCCTCCTCCTTCCCCTTACCCTTCATCTCTTTTCCATGACGGGCATTGAATACGGTGTGCTCTCTGGCCTGACGGTCTACGCCGTCCCGCAGGTCCTGGCCGCCGCCCAACCCGGTGGGGCGATTGCCGTGCAAACCGGAACACTGGTAAAGTTGATCCGTGTTTTGATGCTTGGCCCCGTTCTCCTGGGCCTCGCCACCTTCCGGCAACGCGGTGCCCGGACGTCCTTTCGGCTCGATCAGGTCCTGCCCTGGTTCATCATCGGCTTTGCCGTCATGATGGTGTTGCGGTCCATCGGCATCATCCACGATGATCTGGCCGCAACATTCAACACGGGGTCCAATGCCCTGACCGTCATTGCCATGGCAGGCCTCGGCCTGACGGTTGACCTACGTTCCGTCTGCCACGCAGGCGGGCGCATCATCATAACCGCAAGCCTGTCGATCCTCACGCTCGTCATCATCAGCTTCGGCCTGATCGCACTCCTTGACATCTAG
- a CDS encoding beta-ketoacyl-[acyl-carrier-protein] synthase family protein has product MTNGNDIVISAFGAVTPLGSSYEEIKEALAQGKSGVREIKKYDTGSFKSKYAGVPEIGNERIHWPHKGAPVIGDIIYTRTALKGLMGHDGYALDQYPDSRVGCYLGVDEPVADTVQIVKCMLDSKPDEMSEEHRAAVIARYFRVSDFLNFSPTSAMKQVQEAIGFAGPAFSHIGLCSASLQAIGSGLQAIRDDRADAVVVGGVSAKISPEHYIGLEAADVIATDASVPPEERSRPFDQWRSGYVPAEGAVLFTLERRGAVEKRGAKPLLEILGYGTSLNASHIVKPHETSLEMILSMKRAIQDSGLAADDINLVNAHGTSTQLNDFHESKAVNEVFGRRVPVTANKSMHGHMIAAAGAMETLNTLISSQEGFVPGTINLRQQDPSCDVDVVSETREMRDQVILKNSFGMGGLAATAILRSCH; this is encoded by the coding sequence ATGACCAACGGAAATGACATTGTCATCAGCGCCTTTGGTGCCGTTACGCCACTTGGTTCCAGCTACGAGGAAATCAAGGAAGCCCTGGCGCAGGGCAAATCGGGCGTCAGGGAAATCAAAAAATACGATACCGGCTCTTTCAAAAGCAAATATGCCGGGGTTCCGGAAATCGGCAATGAACGCATTCACTGGCCGCATAAAGGGGCACCGGTCATTGGCGACATCATCTACACAAGAACTGCCCTGAAAGGGTTGATGGGGCATGACGGCTATGCGCTTGATCAATACCCGGACAGCCGCGTCGGCTGTTATCTGGGGGTAGACGAGCCGGTGGCCGATACTGTTCAGATCGTGAAATGCATGCTGGACAGCAAGCCTGACGAGATGAGTGAGGAACATAGGGCTGCTGTCATTGCCCGTTATTTCCGGGTCAGTGATTTCCTTAACTTCAGCCCGACGTCGGCAATGAAGCAGGTACAGGAAGCGATTGGCTTTGCCGGCCCCGCCTTCAGTCATATCGGTCTTTGTTCTGCGTCACTGCAGGCAATCGGAAGCGGACTGCAGGCAATCAGGGATGATCGTGCGGATGCTGTCGTTGTCGGCGGCGTTTCCGCCAAAATATCACCCGAGCACTATATTGGACTTGAAGCTGCCGATGTAATCGCAACCGACGCCAGTGTGCCGCCGGAGGAAAGGTCCCGCCCCTTTGATCAATGGCGTTCGGGATATGTTCCGGCGGAAGGGGCCGTGCTGTTTACGCTGGAGCGGCGGGGTGCTGTTGAAAAAAGAGGGGCGAAGCCGCTTCTGGAAATTCTGGGATACGGCACGAGCCTGAATGCCTCGCATATCGTGAAGCCGCACGAAACATCGCTTGAAATGATTCTTTCAATGAAACGCGCGATCCAGGATTCTGGCCTGGCGGCCGATGATATCAATCTCGTGAATGCACATGGTACCTCCACGCAGTTGAACGATTTCCATGAATCCAAAGCCGTAAATGAGGTCTTCGGGCGACGCGTTCCCGTTACGGCGAACAAATCCATGCATGGGCATATGATCGCGGCGGCCGGGGCCATGGAAACCCTGAACACGCTGATTTCATCGCAGGAAGGCTTCGTGCCGGGAACGATCAACCTCCGTCAGCAGGACCCATCCTGTGATGTCGACGTTGTCAGCGAAACCCGCGAGATGCGTGATCAGGTCATCCTGAAGAATTCCTTTGGCATGGGGGGGCTGGCCGCGACAGCCATCCTCCGGTCCTGTCATTGA
- a CDS encoding TAXI family TRAP transporter solute-binding subunit: MKLLKAAGLLALGLMTATASQAETRVTYKSAKTSSSYYQMAVQIAEAMKAGTKGDVIVTVEESQGSVQNVMEAAVRPGNYVFTTPPVLVKLAQGGKAMFKDKSNPKFDEIRALFPIPSLTMHFVMRDDSGIKTFADMEGKKILIGKGSFGAREGAKYLGLFGLEGKVSLIDMELSNAVPALKNGQIDGFVTAGSWPAPNVIEAAAGTGVNVLSLTDDQIAKTKRTKLVIPAGTYAGQDKAISTTSLPVVAYTTTQMDNDTAYELTKTFWEQKAKMGSEAAWWKGVDKGLMSNITGKLHPGALKYYEEAGFPVTDAQR, translated from the coding sequence ATGAAATTATTGAAAGCCGCGGGCCTTCTGGCCCTAGGTCTGATGACCGCCACCGCATCGCAGGCGGAAACCCGCGTGACCTACAAATCCGCGAAGACCAGTTCATCCTATTATCAGATGGCGGTCCAGATCGCCGAAGCCATGAAGGCCGGCACCAAGGGTGACGTCATCGTCACCGTGGAAGAAAGCCAAGGGTCCGTCCAGAACGTGATGGAAGCCGCCGTCCGCCCCGGTAACTATGTTTTCACCACCCCGCCGGTACTGGTAAAGCTCGCCCAGGGCGGCAAGGCCATGTTCAAGGACAAGTCCAACCCGAAGTTCGACGAAATCCGGGCCCTGTTCCCCATTCCGTCCCTGACCATGCATTTCGTCATGCGCGACGATAGCGGGATCAAGACGTTTGCGGATATGGAAGGTAAGAAAATCCTGATCGGCAAGGGGTCTTTCGGGGCCCGTGAAGGCGCCAAATACCTCGGCCTGTTCGGGCTGGAAGGCAAGGTATCCCTGATTGACATGGAACTGTCCAACGCGGTCCCGGCCCTGAAGAACGGCCAGATCGACGGATTTGTCACTGCCGGTTCCTGGCCCGCACCCAACGTGATCGAAGCCGCCGCCGGCACGGGCGTCAACGTCCTGTCGCTGACCGACGACCAGATCGCCAAGACCAAACGTACGAAACTGGTCATTCCCGCGGGCACCTACGCCGGGCAGGATAAAGCGATCAGCACAACCTCCCTGCCGGTCGTGGCCTACACCACCACGCAGATGGATAACGACACGGCCTATGAGCTGACCAAGACTTTCTGGGAACAGAAGGCCAAAATGGGCAGCGAAGCCGCCTGGTGGAAAGGTGTCGACAAGGGGTTGATGTCCAACATCACGGGCAAACTCCACCCCGGCGCCTTGAAATATTACGAGGAAGCGGGCTTCCCGGTCACCGACGCACAGCGTTAA
- a CDS encoding fumarylacetoacetate hydrolase family protein: MKLLRYGPAGAEQPGLLDSDGNIRDLSSHVADLTPQTITDDVLQRLAAIDPTSLPVVENSPRIGACVARPGKLVCIGLNYSDHAAEAGMEVPPEPVIFFKATSAICGPTDTVEIPRGATKTDWEVELGVVIGKRAKYVTEDAAMDHIAGYCVVNDISERDFQIHHAGQWVKGKSHDTFAPIGPWLVTKDEIADPQNLPLWLSVNGHRFQDGSTETMIYQVPFLISYLSRFMTLEPGDIISTGTPPGVGLGQKPPVFLKAGDVMELGVEGLGSQELTCVGA; the protein is encoded by the coding sequence ATGAAGTTACTTCGTTACGGTCCTGCAGGCGCAGAACAACCGGGGCTGTTGGATTCCGACGGTAATATCCGCGACCTCAGCAGCCATGTGGCGGACCTGACACCGCAGACCATCACAGATGATGTTTTGCAGCGGCTTGCCGCCATCGATCCGACCTCATTACCCGTTGTAGAGAACAGCCCCCGCATCGGTGCCTGCGTCGCACGACCGGGCAAACTGGTCTGCATCGGACTGAACTATTCCGATCATGCCGCAGAGGCAGGTATGGAAGTGCCACCGGAACCGGTTATCTTCTTCAAGGCAACCTCGGCCATCTGCGGCCCGACGGACACTGTCGAAATCCCCCGCGGTGCCACGAAAACCGATTGGGAAGTGGAACTGGGCGTGGTCATCGGCAAGCGCGCCAAATATGTGACCGAAGACGCGGCGATGGACCATATTGCGGGATATTGCGTCGTCAATGACATTTCCGAGCGGGATTTCCAGATTCATCACGCCGGGCAATGGGTAAAGGGAAAAAGCCACGATACCTTTGCCCCCATCGGCCCCTGGCTGGTCACCAAAGATGAAATCGCCGACCCGCAGAACCTGCCGTTATGGCTGTCGGTCAACGGCCACCGCTTCCAGGACGGCTCGACGGAAACCATGATCTATCAGGTGCCTTTCCTGATCAGCTATCTGTCACGCTTCATGACGCTGGAGCCGGGTGACATCATTTCCACGGGCACACCGCCCGGCGTCGGCCTGGGCCAGAAGCCGCCGGTCTTCCTGAAAGCCGGTGATGTCATGGAATTGGGCGTTGAGGGCCTGGGCAGTCAGGAATTAACCTGTGTCGGGGCATAA
- a CDS encoding acyl carrier protein → MYLEPIREIAASVLYLDDPSELGEGQPLAEHGFSSIDYIDLCFEMKGQISDKITPENLWPFNAMATQQEYFDGENWTEAGWNKVSGLLGLDERQERLSPAELVVFFTPKTLSRRIEQILSD, encoded by the coding sequence ATGTATTTGGAACCGATTAGGGAAATAGCTGCAAGTGTACTCTATCTTGATGACCCATCGGAACTGGGTGAGGGGCAGCCTTTAGCGGAGCACGGCTTTAGCTCTATTGACTATATTGACCTGTGTTTTGAGATGAAGGGGCAGATTTCGGACAAAATTACGCCGGAAAATCTTTGGCCTTTCAACGCGATGGCAACGCAACAAGAGTATTTTGACGGCGAAAACTGGACGGAAGCGGGGTGGAATAAGGTCAGCGGTTTGCTTGGGTTGGACGAGCGGCAGGAGCGGCTGTCCCCGGCAGAACTGGTTGTGTTCTTCACGCCGAAGACTCTTTCCAGGCGCATCGAACAGATCCTCAGCGACTGA
- a CDS encoding SulP family inorganic anion transporter translates to MARLTGVIQTLLPFRDFLPATHWLAEIRDKQALASDCIAGLTGAAFALPQGVAFAIIAGLPPEYGLYTAIVCSVVAAIFGDSRQMVTGPTTAISILVFSTVSQHAVPGTDRFVALALTLTFLVGVFQVGFALLRAGRLANFVSHSVIVGFTAGAAVLIVTSQVRHVFGLDLAEGLSAFETWEALVNRISSVNVASASLCFATLAVIVGFRRFLPRSPFMLIALVGGSLVAYLIDARAFGIAYLPGIPDSLPVPTLPALDSRSLKLLSTDALAIAVFGIIEAISIAQALSLKTQHPVNVTREVSGQGMANLIGSFVGGYAVSGSFTRSGLNFQAGAVTPLAVIISSVLLAFAAWLAAPLASEIPMPVLSGVILFVAYRLIDWGQIREILQADLREACVLGTTFVGTLVLDLEFAILGGVFLSLIFYLNRSSSPAVFRLAPDPDQPNRRLVHRDIKALETCPQFEIVGIRGPLFFGGISYVTECFREVRRRSLRCRHLLVEAKGISVIDVAAAEFLRAEARIWQRRGGSLTISGISHHDRNLLKRGGYLRVIGEENIFLSKSDAIAEITDRLDRSVCAHCHLDVFSECSRLKAQRQAQDLEGDVSEPEVAVAQEARAG, encoded by the coding sequence ATGGCTCGACTGACCGGGGTTATACAAACTCTTTTGCCGTTCCGTGATTTCCTGCCCGCAACCCATTGGTTGGCGGAGATCAGGGACAAGCAGGCCCTGGCCAGCGATTGCATTGCGGGCCTGACCGGCGCGGCCTTTGCCCTGCCGCAGGGGGTTGCCTTTGCGATTATTGCGGGCCTGCCGCCGGAATATGGGCTTTATACCGCCATTGTCTGTTCGGTGGTTGCCGCGATTTTCGGCGACAGTCGACAGATGGTGACGGGCCCGACCACGGCAATTTCGATCCTGGTCTTTTCCACCGTGTCCCAGCATGCGGTGCCGGGCACGGATCGGTTTGTCGCGCTGGCGCTGACATTGACCTTTCTGGTCGGTGTGTTCCAGGTGGGCTTTGCCCTGTTGCGGGCCGGGCGACTGGCGAATTTCGTGTCGCATTCGGTGATCGTCGGCTTTACCGCCGGTGCGGCGGTGCTGATCGTGACCAGCCAGGTTAGGCATGTCTTCGGCCTTGATCTGGCTGAAGGGCTCAGCGCCTTTGAAACCTGGGAAGCTCTGGTGAACCGGATATCGTCGGTCAACGTGGCGTCGGCCTCCCTGTGTTTTGCGACGCTGGCAGTGATTGTGGGCTTTCGCCGGTTCCTGCCGCGCAGCCCCTTCATGCTGATTGCGCTGGTCGGTGGCAGTCTGGTTGCCTATCTGATCGACGCCCGCGCCTTCGGTATTGCCTATTTGCCGGGAATTCCGGACAGTCTGCCCGTGCCGACGCTGCCGGCGCTGGACTCGCGCAGTCTTAAACTGTTGTCGACCGATGCGCTCGCCATTGCGGTTTTTGGGATCATCGAGGCGATTTCCATTGCCCAGGCCCTGTCGTTGAAGACCCAGCACCCCGTCAATGTCACCCGGGAAGTCAGCGGCCAGGGGATGGCGAACCTGATCGGCAGTTTCGTCGGCGGCTATGCGGTTTCCGGCTCCTTCACGCGGTCAGGCCTGAATTTCCAGGCCGGTGCAGTCACGCCTCTGGCCGTTATCATTTCCAGTGTCCTGCTCGCCTTTGCGGCATGGCTGGCCGCCCCGCTGGCCTCTGAGATTCCCATGCCGGTTTTGAGCGGCGTAATCCTCTTTGTGGCCTACCGGCTGATTGACTGGGGGCAGATCCGCGAGATTCTGCAGGCGGACCTGCGCGAGGCCTGTGTGCTGGGCACGACCTTTGTGGGCACGCTGGTCCTGGATCTGGAATTCGCCATTCTGGGCGGTGTTTTCCTGTCGCTGATCTTCTATCTGAACCGCAGCTCCAGCCCGGCGGTCTTCCGGCTCGCGCCTGACCCGGACCAACCCAATCGCCGCCTCGTGCATCGGGATATCAAGGCCCTTGAGACCTGTCCGCAATTCGAGATTGTCGGCATTCGCGGGCCGCTGTTCTTTGGCGGTATCAGCTATGTGACGGAATGTTTCCGCGAAGTCCGCCGCCGCTCGCTACGCTGCCGGCATTTGCTGGTAGAGGCCAAAGGCATCTCGGTGATCGACGTTGCCGCGGCGGAATTCCTGCGCGCAGAGGCGCGGATCTGGCAGCGGCGTGGCGGCAGTCTGACGATTTCCGGCATCAGCCATCATGACCGCAACCTTCTGAAACGCGGCGGCTATCTGCGCGTGATCGGCGAAGAGAATATCTTCCTGTCCAAATCGGATGCCATTGCGGAAATCACAGATCGCCTCGACCGGTCGGTCTGCGCCCATTGCCACCTCGACGTCTTCAGCGAATGCAGCCGCCTCAAGGCACAACGGCAAGCTCAGGACCTGGAAGGCGACGTCTCCGAACCGGAAGTTGCAGTCGCACAGGAAGCGCGGGCGGGATAA
- a CDS encoding PLP-dependent cysteine synthase family protein translates to MIVSSLSELIGNTPILRIPFQGNKVELFIKLEIFNPCGSMKDRMALSMLNRVEQQAGDPDQLHIVESSSGNTATALSMLCTERNYKFTAIMDGHAAADKVSAVRALGGEVRLIGAAEGRLATAERDEIAHRLAAEDDNTYCTAQHDNPANADGYTALAGELLNQIGPNITHFFAAIGTGGSLCGTSRALKQANPAITVIGVEPEGSIIFGGPAQDYLQSGTGTPDGASVGLVIDYEVIDQGKKVSDLMAFATCRALANCYGLMVGGSAGGAIFEAIRYCATAPEGTRVVTLACDNGTKYLDSIYDDEWLRTRLPDIDQAINEVTEMLTGGPDYRAQVQKNRSRLQATE, encoded by the coding sequence ATGATCGTATCATCCCTGAGCGAATTGATCGGCAACACCCCGATCCTCCGCATCCCCTTTCAAGGCAACAAAGTCGAACTGTTCATTAAACTGGAAATCTTCAATCCCTGCGGATCAATGAAAGACCGCATGGCTTTGAGCATGCTGAACAGGGTAGAACAGCAGGCAGGCGATCCAGACCAGTTGCATATTGTCGAATCCTCATCTGGCAATACGGCAACGGCTCTGTCCATGCTATGCACCGAGCGAAACTATAAATTCACCGCCATCATGGATGGTCACGCCGCTGCGGATAAGGTCAGCGCTGTACGCGCGCTCGGCGGTGAAGTCAGATTGATCGGGGCTGCCGAGGGCCGTCTTGCAACGGCCGAAAGGGACGAAATTGCGCATCGCCTGGCAGCCGAAGACGACAATACCTACTGTACCGCACAGCACGACAATCCAGCCAATGCGGACGGTTATACCGCCCTGGCGGGGGAACTTCTCAATCAGATCGGCCCGAACATCACACATTTTTTTGCCGCGATCGGAACCGGCGGTTCTCTGTGCGGCACATCGCGCGCATTGAAACAGGCCAATCCGGCCATCACGGTCATCGGGGTAGAGCCGGAAGGCAGCATCATTTTCGGCGGCCCGGCGCAGGACTACCTCCAGTCCGGCACCGGCACACCAGACGGCGCGAGTGTTGGCTTGGTGATTGATTACGAAGTGATCGACCAGGGTAAAAAGGTGAGCGACCTGATGGCCTTTGCAACCTGCAGGGCGCTGGCCAACTGCTATGGCCTGATGGTCGGCGGCTCCGCCGGTGGCGCTATATTCGAAGCCATCCGCTATTGCGCAACCGCCCCCGAAGGCACCCGGGTCGTGACACTGGCCTGCGACAATGGCACCAAATATCTGGACAGTATCTATGACGACGAATGGCTCAGAACGAGACTTCCCGATATTGACCAGGCCATTAACGAAGTGACTGAAATGCTGACCGGTGGACCGGACTACCGGGCGCAGGTTCAGAAAAACCGATCCCGATTACAGGCCACTGAGTGA